TCACGTCCTCCTGGGAGTGAGCTTCTCCACCAGGAACTCTGGATGTGATTTTTTAGTGCTCTACTTTTTATTAAGTCGTAAtaggtttcaaaaaaaaaaaaagatttggtttAATCctttggaaattataaaaatgtaacattttcagtCAAATGTATTGTCCAAGGGAAACAAAActccataaataatttttttatttcaatgaggAGTGCAAAATTGAACACCGACgattttgaaatacatttcttATTGCCATTACGCGACCGCACATATGTACGCAAGGCTATCCTAGGCACAGACGTTAAATCTCTGCAGAGTCAGCTTGCTGATACGGACGAGCGCGTGTTATTCAGaatcacagaactcagaaaagacTTCCAGGATCACTAGGTTCAAATCTCAGAGACACTGAGTGATTGACTCGGAGTTACGCGGCTCATTAGGGTAGACCCGTACTGCCTTTTATACCCAGCACAGTAACCTCTTCCCTAGGACACATCAGCAGTATTTCAGTGAGCCAACAGAGCTTACTGTTCGAAAAGATTCAACACCCTCATTGGTTAGAacgaggaagaaaaaaaaagactcagagaaCAGTGTTTTAGTCACTCAGACGTAGCTCCTGGGCTGCACACCATTAACTGACAGAAAGGGCCAGCGTTGTGCTGTAAACCGCTCAGGACTCGGATGGTTGCCACCATGCACTAGCTGTGTCACAGGGGTCACATCACTCGGTTAGCCCTCTGAGCCTCGGCTCCTTGCCTGTGAATGGGGGGGACAATGAACTCAGCGCAGCCGGGCTCTCAGTGAGCTCATAACTGCGGAGCCTGACAGCTGGTAGGGACTCTAAAATGTCGgccctctttctgtctccatggtcCCCCTTGGAGCTCTGTTTGGAAAGCAAGACTATACAGAAATTACTGGAAAAATGCAACATTAAGGTGTCAGTTGAATTTTAGTAAAGGGTACTGGCATTTGATTAAATGTCTAGGACACAAATAGAGACTTCCCTTGCTCCTAAAATGTTTTCTGACCTTAGTTATTTCAAACTAACAcataaattattaacatttttagtatgttaaaaaatcaaatcacagATTCTTCCCTAAGGAAAAACACAGCAAATCAACCCGATCCAGGGGAACGCATGGAAATTGCTTCGCAATCACAAAACTATGAAGTGGCCTGAAAGTTGATCAAAACAAAGTGCACTTTTAATTCTCTCAGGTTCCtatatataacaattatttttaagtcaaAGTTTCTGTTTAAATGTGGAAAGAAGATTGGATTACACGGCACGAGGGCCTGCCTCTTGGCTGAGAGGCTTTTTACCTCTCGGGTTTCCTTTAGCGTCAAATGAGTAGAAACCTGACCCCCGCCAGCTAGTATCTAACTGCTGTGCAGTGGTTTAAGCTGAACGTTAGTGTTGCGTCTGCAACGGGCTCGTGGTTTGAAAGGCCACCCGATCGGTGTTACAATGGTTGTGTGAGGAGTGCCTTTCACTTGACCAATGTGGTGTTTGTCCAGTCAGATAGAGACGTGCCTCACTGAACAGAATCCATGTTACTATTTCATTGATTAATTTCCTCGcgttaaaaaaaatcctatgtcTCCTCTCTACGAACGCTTTAGCTTGACATTCGAGGACGACCAAACTCTGGCAGCTACTAGTCACACAGGAAACTCCCACCCGAAAGCCTGGCACATGGCCACCGAGATAGCCATGTTTCTGTCAGGGCCCACCCTCCCCATGGCATTCACTTTCACTGGTTAACTTTCCTTCTGTGTGTGACATTAACTCCTGGCTTAGCCCCAGAGTGCCGTGGGGTTAATGCCAGGGACTCGAATACACCATTTCAACCTTTTAAAATGTGCCATTTCAACCTTTTAAACAGACCTGAGAAGCCATCTCACAATTTAAAAGAAGTCTCAACAAATCTATTAACACAATAAACAAAGATTTACTTTACAAAGAAATCGGGAATGCCCGTTcccttttagaaaaatttaaggaTTAAGAGTTTTAGAAAGAACATTTGGGACAAAAAGCCATCAAACACTGATTGTTAAGTCCAGGGAACATTTTTGTTCCTGCAAGAACTTCATGGTGATGTAGAAGAATGCTTGGGATACTGcagttcttttattttgaatgtcAAGAATAGcaacaagcaaataaaatcaaatgtAAGACAACTTGTAGTTAATTACTGATATTAGACATGGAACCATTTTTAGGGTCAACATATTAGACATTTTTCACGAGAGAAGTTACAGGGATCTTCAACGGCAGGACCGCCCACACATACTTTCTGTGTACACTGTAACTTGCCGAGGTCATGGGACATTTTTGGAATAATGTCATTAGTGTTCCCAcattaatttttagatttttaagctTCTTGAAGACAAGAGATGTACCCTAAGAATTTTTGCATTCTCACTGCACTTACAGGTAGGGCAGTGAGCGGTGTACTGTGCACCTCACGTGCCCGAGGTGGGGTGTGACAGAGAAAAGGCCGGGAATTGTATGTGGTGCGCTTGTCTCCAAGGAGAGGCGTCCAGCTCTCGCGCCCACCTTGAATGTCTACTGCAcgaattaaatgaagtaatggaGGTAAGGGTTTTGTACAGTTCCTAGTGCAGAACAAGTGCTTAATACCCTTcctgaacatatttttaatgagtACCTACACATACCACACTGTTCTAGGAGCTGGGAATTCCAAATAGAACAAAGTAAAGTCCTTATTCTCATGGAGCTCACGGGGAGGGGGATGTGACACACTCACCTGTAGACAGACTGTGTCAGGAGGAAATAAATGCTATGAGAAGAATTAAAAGGAGGGTCAGCAGACGGCAACAAGGATGTATGTGTACACTTCTGCTCTGCTTCAACTTCTGGTGGCAAAATACCTGGAGAAGGGCTTGCAGGCACGCAGGGAAAGCGCTGCAAGGAGAGGAAACACGAAGTGCAAAGCCCAACTAACTGAACAAGGGTTTTTTACTCCCCCTTTTCCTTAGAGATTTGCAGTAGAAAGACTTGCTTGAGGAAGGGAACCTTGGGCATACTTCCCTTAAACATTTTCAGCCTCGTATTAGTCAGGAAGCCTCCAAGCATCTGTACTGGACACCCCATGTCCCACTGCTTGGCCTATTTAAGGATGGGGCAGGGGATTCCAGGGCCTACAGCCCACTGTGACAGGGGAAGAGGTGGACAGGTCAGCAAGGAGGCAGAGGTCAGAGTATGTGTGGCTATAGGCCTTGATAAGgcctttggggttttttattgGAAACGGGTAACGGAAGAACTGTGAGCAGAGGTGATGTGATCAGTCTGTTTGGAAAGATAATACATAGTGACTTTTAGCAAACGCTGCAACCATAAGGGATTTAATACCCGGGAAACGACTATGGCGTAACATGGTTCTTTAACTCCAGCCTGGTTCACTTGGTGAAGAGCTGGGTGAGCTATGCTCTTCCAGTTCCTACGGGTCAAAAATGGACACACACTGTCAAAAGGTTCAGTGTGACTCACTGGATAGGGCCAGGATATGGGCAAAAAACAAGGGTTTTGAATAAAGTGTAAGTGGATTTGAATCCCAGATCCAGTACTCATGAGCTGTAGTCTTGGGCCAGTAACTTAACCTCCTTCTCCTTGGGTTTCCTGttatgtaaaatggggatacagCACAACCCAAGCCAGAAGGTTGAACTGAAAATTAAGTAAGTtatatatgtaaagcatttatACATGTAACACCTTTAAAACAGTGCTTGGGAGCTTAATACAGAAGTGAACCAAATAAAAAAGGAGATTGAATCTTTTACACTAGCATATCAAATAAGTAATTTACTACCTAAACCCTTTAAAACTATTTACCATTTTGCTAAATACCAAAAAAGCATACCTTACTTTTAGTGTTTAGAGACAGCATATTTTCAGTCAAATTGTTATTCCTTATATTTATACAATTCATCCTTTAAATAGGTAATCAGTACATGAATATTCTATGGCTCTTAACAGTGATGGATCTTGGATAACTTAAAATTTTGGGGTTAAATGTTTTTAACTCTACCTGCCAAGGCAATTCCATTTTCTCTATCAAAGTAGCTTAATTTTGAAAACGAACTCATTCTGTGTTCTTCAAATGAACAGGCCAGAAATTACTTGCAACTCAGAGTATTTGTTTGAAACTTACTTAGTAGCTTCGATGCAGCCCAGTCTTAAAAAGTGTTGCTAAGAATGTTTGAAGCAacttcacagttcaaaacagcAGACATGATTAATAGAAAGATCTCAGGCACGTGTAACTCTCACAAAGGTCAGTGATAGTAAATAATTTTGTCTCAATTATTAATTGCACGCGTCATAAAGAGCTTGCAATAAAATGCAGATTTAGGGACTGGTTACATTCCAAAGACAACTATACTGCTGCAGCTCAGAAAATTCTTTCCCAGACTAACCTAAATATCTAAAATCCATCATTCTGCTTGGCAAACCCTCCTGCCCACCGTATGGTTATTTCTGCAACTTGCAAATAGAAATGTTGACTTTCGCTTTTCAACAGGGCATAtgctctttatttcatttctttactgCAGCTGCATCTTATTTCTGGATGCCGATGCCATCACGAAGCAGAACACTGTGAACGCCATTCACAGCCTCAGAGTTTCGTGCACCATGCCGCCTGCTCCGGACCGTGGCTAGCTTTCGGAATAACGGGATGTGGCAACAAATCACACCCTGTCCCCAGAGGCGCGCCCGCCGCTGGAAGAGGCCACTGCACAGGCAGCGGCGACGCCATCGGGGAGACATGGCGCGCCCACGCGGGACCCGCCACTCCTCAGGCTCCCTGCCACCGCGCAGCTCTGGGAACCAGAGAAGACCCTGGGGATGCAGGATGGGGGAGCGAGGGGCGGAGAGACCGTTGGGCGGTCCCACCAACGACACGGCGGCAGCCCACCGTGACCAAGTCCTGCGAAAGCGAAAAGGGGCTGCACAAATGATACAGCCAAGGCCTCAGAGCACAGACCTCTCGGCTTCCCGTCCTCGCCCCTCGGGGTCCGTTGGGCCCCACACCCCGAGCCGTGGATCTTGCCGAAAGGCCCGCACACCACCCCCTTCCTGGTCTTCCGTGTGCGCACCCTCCTCCCTGGCCAGgcccgcccctgcccctgccccacgcAGGCGCACGCCAGGCCCCTCaaatccaccccctccccaactgCAAGCTAGGcccgggagggggcggggcgacCCTCGGAAGGGGCGTGGCTGTCGGCCTAGATGCGCGCACGCGCTCTCGCACCTTACGGCTACGTGTCGGACCACGTGACGCCCACCACGAAAGTCCCCTGTGAAGCAACAGGacgttaaaaaaaataaattttttttggtggcagggagggcgaCGAGAGCTTTTTAAAGAACTATAGTAACGAGAGGGGAGAACGGAGCCGGGTGGCGGCTAGAGCAGTCCCGGCGCTCCGTGGCGCGTCCTGCTGGGAGTCCCTATCACCTACTGCCACAGTCCGCCAGCCCTCGGCCCCCGTCGACAGCACCGCCACCAGGctccccacaccagcccctccctccGCGCTCGTCCGCCCCGGGGTGGCGACCCCGGCCCGGCACCCCGGTTGCGCCCGCCCCGCGCCGCCGGGTTCTAGCGCCCACCCCCCGGGAGGGAGAGGCGCGGCGGCggcccggggcggggggcggagcgTGCCGCCTGCCCCGCTAACGGCCGCCCTGCGCggccccgcccgccgcccgcccccGGCCCTCCCCGcccgccgcccctcccccgccgccgccgctggCAGCGCCGCCTGAACTGAGGCGAACTCCGCCGCCAagtgagtgaggaggaggaggcggcggcgaggaggaggaggaagaggaggagcggAGTCAgagcgcggcggcggcggcggcagcggcagcggcagagGCGGCCGCGGCGGGGACCAGCCCAGAGAGACCCCGAGCCCGCGGCGCAGGCGGCGGCGGCTGAGCGGGCGCGACCAGCGGAGAGAGCGATCGAGCGAGAGGCGGTTCGGCTCCTCCTCGTCCGGCGCCCAGCGGCCCGCGCTCGCACTCGGCCCGCGGAGATCCGCCTCCCCCGCCGGCCTCGAGAGGGACGCGCCGAGCCGGCGGCCGCGGAGCCGCGGCGGAAAGTGcctgcgggggcggggagggcgcgCGGTCCGGCCGCCCGGCGCGGGAGCGAAGCGGAGCGGGACGCCGAGTCCCGAGCGGCCGGCAGCCGGggctccccgcccctccctccctctccggcggcggcggcggcgggcggagTGAACTGCGGAGCCTGGAATATGGTCGGGGAAATGGAAACGAAGGAGAAGCCGAAGCCCACCCCAGATTACCTGATGCAGCTGATGAACGACAAGAAGCTCATGAGCAGCCTGCCCAACTTCTGCGGGATCTTCAACCACCTGGAGCGGCTGCTGGACGAAGGTGAGTCGCCGCtccggcccccgcggcccgcgcccggGACCCGACGCCCGCCGGCGcgcggggagggtggggaggtcgCGGCCGGCGGGGACCGAGAGGCCCGGGCGGGGCACGGGGAGAGGGCGCGGAGCCGGGCTCGCGCGGCGCCGCGGGCGGGCCGGACGCGCCCCGCACCCGGcacccgggacccgggaccccgCACCTCGCGCCGCCCGGGCGGGTGCTCTGGCGAGGCTGCGGGGTGAGCTCCGCGGGCCTCCCAGGAGGAGCCCTGCCCGCGCCCCGGGCGCCTGAAGGACACCGGCGCGGGGCGCTCTCGGGGGGCCCTCCGGGGGAGACGGGCGGCCCCCCGCGCGGGCCCGGGGGCTGTGCTTTGTGGGAGTTTGGGGAGCACGGACACGCTGGAGGGGAGCCGCGTGGGGCTCGCTCGCTTGGAGGAATTCCGCCGGAGAGCGAAAGTAAGGCGGCCGGAGCCGAAGGCGAGCACAAAATGACAGCGGGGAGCACTTTGCGTCCTTTTGTTTGGGGAAGCGAGAACTGTTCGGGAGCCCAACTTCccgggggggcggcggggggcgaGCACGAAATACCGCGAGGCCGGCGCGGCGCGCAGCCCGAGTTTTTGGGAACTTCGGCGGAGGGCTGCGCCCGGGCGCCGCTGCCGGGGCGGCGGGACGGGAGAGCGGCCGCCGAGAGGGCGACCCGGAGGGCAGGGCGCGCGGCCGAACAGCctcccggggcgggggggtggggcggcTGTGGGCGCGGGGCGCGGCGAGGCCGGTCGGGCGCCCGGGGGCTCTGCCCGAGTCGCGGGGCGGCGTCCTCGCCGCGGGCCCGGGAGCGCCGGCCGTGTCCGCTTTGCACCCGCAGCGGCCAGGGCTCCTCTCCGGCCGGCGGCGGCGCGCAGGAGGACTGCGCCAATAAAACGGAAAAGTGTTTTTCACGGACCAGCAGTGCACTTCAGATTTTTCACAAGAATGTGGACAGTGGAACGGGGCAAAAGAAAGCCGAAGCTTAAGGGAGTTGGAATGCCACTGCAGAACAAAAGACCGGAAACGTTCCTGCGGCGGAGACGGTTCGAGAGGACGCCCGGGAGCCTCGCAGCCGGGAAAGTCGCAGAAACAGTTTCGGAAGCGCGGAGCCGGTCCTGCCGAGCTCTCGCCTCCGCCTGCGGGCCCGAGCGCGGCCGCCACCGCCCTGGAGCGGCCCGGCGGCCGCCTGCGCCCCGCGACACCCGAGCTGTCCCTTTAAGGGGGTTCTGCCTCCCCTATTTGTGTTGGCCTTTGGAAGATTGTGGAGGCAGAAAACTTTCTggaatgtcaaaaaaaaaaaaaaaagctggaactCCTGAGCCGGGCATTTCCAAATGCGAGCGCTAAGGGG
The Desmodus rotundus isolate HL8 chromosome 11, HLdesRot8A.1, whole genome shotgun sequence genome window above contains:
- the LOC139440345 gene encoding translation initiation factor IF-2, giving the protein MARPRGTRHSSGSLPPRSSGNQRRPWGCRMGERGAERPLGGPTNDTAAAHRDQVLRKRKGAAQMIQPRPQSTDLSASRPRPSGSVGPHTPSRGSCRKARTPPPSWSSVCAPSSLAREGDESFLKNYSNERGERSRVAARAVPALRGASCWESLSPTATVRQPSAPVDSTATRLPTPAPPSALVRPGVATPARHPGCARPAPPGSSAHPPGGRGAAAARGGGRSVPPAPLTAALRRRRGGGGRGGAESERGGGGGSGSGRGGRGGDQPRETPSPRRRRRRLSGRDQRRERSSERRFGSSSSGAQRPALALGPRRSASPAGLERDAPSRRPRSRGGKCLRGRGGRAVRPPGAGAKRSGTPSPERPAAGAPRPSLPLRRRRRRAE